The Cellvibrio polysaccharolyticus genomic interval CGATGGAAGGTTTCAAACGTTTGTTTGGTCAAAAATCACCGGGCGTTACCTGGTTGCGCAATACCGGTTTACGGATGTTCGCCACCGTGCCTTTGTTGAAAAAATTTATCGTGCGTCAGGTAACCGGTTAAGCGGGCCGACAGGAGCGTTGCGTGATTCTCAATGACGTGTTGCGGATCTACCCTTTTGAATGGCATTCAGTGGGTGTGGCATTGTTGTGTGGTTTTATTATCGGTTTTGAGCGGCAATTGCGCGGCAAACCGGTGGGCATTCGTACGGCATCACTAATTACGCTGGGAACCTATTTCTTTATCGCTACGTCAATGCATTTGCAAAATGACGTAACCGATCCTTCGCGAATTATCGGACAGGTTATTACCGGTATCGGTTTTCTCGGCGCCGGTGTGATGTTGTCCCGCGATGGTGTGGTGCTGGGTGTAACTTCGGCAGCCACCATCTGGGTGCTGGCGGCGATTGGTGTTTGTATCGCCACCGGGTTTCCGGCAACCGCCGTTAAAATTTCGCTGGTGATCGTGTTTGTACTTTTTGGTGTCGACTTGCTGGAAGATTATTCGCAAGCACTGACACGCGGTGTGCATCGCAAATATCAGGGATGGAAAGGGCGTGGTGGCAGTAACGGATCGGATGCCTGAAACCGGTGCACAAAGTTGCGCCTGATACTGATTGTTTTCTGTCGCTAGCGCGGGCGTCAACTTTTACAAAGCAGTGTCGATTTTTTTATCAATGACATCATCCGCAGGGTGTGTAAATAAGTAACATATTGTTGGAATAATATTATGGCTGGCTGGGTTCGCTTTCTGGAAATTTTTTTACTGCTGATACTGACGGTTTCTCTGACCGGCTTTTTGTCATTTGTAAATTTGTACGGCTTTTTTCTGGCGCTGGTAACGGCGGCAATTATTTATGGTGTCTATCGTCGGCAGCGTTGGGGATACTTCAGTGCAGCCGCCTGGGGGCTGGCGTGTTACCAGTTGGCGAAGCAAGGTTATGAGTTTGCCGAGGTGAAGCGTCAGGTCATGGTCAGCGGTATTCTGGTGATTATTATTGCTATTATTTTGCACGAAAAAATAGCCCGTAAATCACCTGAACACCCCAACAGCAACAGCGATAATCCCTGAAGCAGATAACTGCTCGCCATTCTGTTGAATAAAAGCAAAGATTATTTCCAAATTAGTCTGAATGCGCTTGAACTCGCCATGCCGAAGTGCTTTAATTTTGAACTGCTACAGTTTGAGTTCCGGCCAAAGATCAGGCTTGTAAAAGGATTACTCCATTTGCTTCTATCCTTGGTTCGCTGCCCTGAACTTAGCAATAGCTTTATTAATAAGCTATTCCACTCTGGCTTTTAATAAAGTCGGTTTTTAAGTTTGGTCAGCTCCGCTGACGTTTTTGATGCAAGTCGAGGAAAGTATGTCAGATCTGGTCTCCGGTGTTGTTAAATGGTTTAACGACGACAAGGGTTATGGTTTCATTGAGCGTGAAGGCGGTGCCGACGTGTTCGTTCACTTCCGCGCAATTAACGGCTCTGGCCGTAAAACCCTGAAAGAAGGTCAAAAAGTGACTTTCGAAGTTACTCAAGGTCAAAAAGGTCCGCAAGCGGAGAACGTAACCGCTCTGTAATAGAGTTGTTACCGAGACAGAAGAGGGGCTGATTGCCTTCTTCTGTTCCTTAGCCGTTTCGCGCAGTTGATTTTTTCATCTGCGCTATTTTATTTTTGCTCAATTTTGGGCACATCCTTTCAAATTTCTTCATGCCGGATCTGACAAGCCTCTTTTGGCTCTTTCTGCTTTTCTTTGTGGGCTTCTATATACGCCGGGCACTTATGGCCAGGGAAAGTGCGTTTATAGCCGCTCGTCGCCATTGCGAAACCATGGGCGTTCAACTGCTGGATCAAAGTGTCTATTTGCGACGCATCTGGTTCAAGCGTAATGACGCCGGGCGTTTGTGCTTATGGCGCGCCTTTTATTTTGACTTTACGGTTCGCGGCGATGACCGCTATTTGGGGCGAGTTATTCTGCTGGGCAAACAGGTAACGGCAGTACAGCTCGACCCGCACAAATTTCATTGAAAAGCGCACCTTGATGGTGCGTTTTTTTATGGGTCATAATTGGCGCTTTTTCGCCGACATCAGGCTATCGCCGCACACGTCATTCAGGCGTTGGGAGTTTTATGACAAATGAGATAAAGGGTTGGCGCACCCGCTCTTCAAATACCGTTTACGACAATCCGTGGATTCGCCTCACACACAATGAGGTGATCACTCCCGCAGGCACTGACGGCATCTACGGGGTTGTGCATTTTAAAAACACCGCCATCGGTGTATTGCCGCTCGATCAGGATAATTACACCTGGCTGGTAAAACAAAGCCGTTACTCGCTGGGCGTTTCTACCTGGGAAATTCCCGAGGGGGGTTGCCCGACCGGAGAAGAACCTCTGGCCGCGGCGCGGCGTGAACTGGAAGAAGAAACCGGTTGGCAAGCGCGTCAGTGGCAGGAGTTGCTGACCTTGCACTTGTCCAACTCGGTAACCGACGAAAAGGCCATCGTGTTTATTGCCCGCGATTTATATGCGGGTGAGCAGGCGCTTGAACCCACCGAAGATATCGAAGTAAAACGTTTGCCTTTCAGTGAAGCGCTGGCGATGGTGCTGTCCGGTGAAATTACCGATGCGATATCCGTGGCTGCTATTTTGCGCGCTGCTCTTGATCCGGATATCAATCCTGCCGGCCGGGTTTGATCAGGCTGCGCAACCAGTTCAGCCAGCCATTGTTGCCCAGCAGGTAGCGATCCAGCTCCTGCTGCTGATGAAAATAATGCTCGGCGTGTTCAAACAGTTTTTCCCGTTTCAGCATGCGGCGGTTCGGGTTGATGGCTTTGATCACTCGCGCCGGATTGCCTGCCGCGATCACATTGGCGGGGATATCCCGGGTGACGACCGCTCCGGCGCCAATCACGCTGTTCTCGCCAATACGCACGCCTTTAGTCACAATAACCCGCTCGCCCAGCCAGACGTTGTTTTCCAATACCACCGGTTTGCTGCAACGGAAAGGTCGTATCCGGTTGTAAATGCCATGCCAGTCGCTATCGCTGATGGAAACATTGGCCGCCAGCATGACGTTATCGCCAATATGAATGGCGCGGTTGGATGAGATGCGAACCCCGGGCGAGATCAGACAAAAATCACCGATACGTATTTCGCCGCTATGCTGTTTGTCGGGCCAGGTGGTGAGGCGAACCGCATTGTCCGGCGCGCAAATAATGTGTGCATATTTCCCCAGGTGAATATGTCGGCCAAAAATAACCAGATGGCGGGGATGGGCAACCTCCGGCGTTGAGCCGAGACTGTCGAATTGCGTCGCAACAAAGCGTTTTACATACCAGCGGGTCATGGCATCGCGCCAGCGTTTTACCCGATATGGCGTATTATTGCGCCGCATAGATTGGCTCCGTTGTGCAGTCGTTTATCGCAAAAGTGATTATTGTAGTCGTATGTTGATAACCGGCGTGCGGCTATTGCGCTAATCAGGACGTGGTTTTAAAAGAGGAAACACAGATAACAATGTTGCCCCTGGATATAGAATCGGTAAAAGGTTTTCTGGATAAAGAAGAAGGTGAGCGTCTCTATCAACATGCGTTGGAGGCGGCCTTGTTGGGGCCGGTGGTAGAAATCGGCAGTTATTGTGGCAAGTCTACTGTCTGGCTGGGCGCTGCCTGCCAGCAGCGCGATCAACTGCTTTACGCGATCGATCATCACCGCGGTTCGGAAGAGCACCAGCCGGGCGAAGAATGGCATGATGCGGCTTTGTATGATGCCGAGCTGGCGCGCATGGATTCTTTTCCGGCGTTTCGTAAAACCCTGTTTCGCGCCGGGCTTGAACAAACCGTGGTGCCGGTGGTGGCCTCATCTGCCCAGGCGGCGCGTCATTGGCAGGCGCCCGTTGGCATGGTGTTTATTGACGGCGGCCACAGCGCGCAAGCAGCCCTGACCGATTACCGTTGTTGGGCGGGTCATATCGCCAAAGGCGGGTTGCTGGCTATTCACGATGTGTTTCCTGACCCGGCCGAGGGCGGCAGGCCGCCTTTTGATATCTGGCAATTGGCGCAGGTGTCCGGTTTGTTCCGCCCTTTACCGCTGTTTAAAACCCTGGGTGTTTTGGTGCGGTTGTAGTCTGATTGTTTGAAACCGGTTACATTTTGCGGCATTATGTCGCCCGTTTTTTGTGCTGCCAGCGTTGCCATATGTCCATGCCGGACGGCTGGTAGTAATCGTCATTTTATTTGCGAGTTTTGCTATGTCCCAATCTCTTCAGGCTGCAGCGCAGCGGCTGGAACGCTGGATCAAAGAAGATGCCATTCCCCTGTGGCTGGAACGCGGTATTGATACGGAAACCGGCGTTAATATCGAGCGCCTGGATGTTACCGGTGCGGTTGATCGCGAAGCTGATATTCGGGTGCGCGTACAGGCGCGTCAGGCTTTCTTTTTCGCTCAGGCCTATGACCGGGGCTGGTGCCCGCAAGGTAAGGACGTCGCGCAAAAGATGTTGCAGTTTGTGCAGCAACACGCGGCTCACCCGACCGCTGGCGGTGGTTACACCCATTTAATGAATCCGCATTACGAAGTCATTGATAGCAAGCAGGATCTTTATGATCACGCGTTTTTTCTGCTGGCTAACGCCTGGAGTTACCGCGCTTTTGGCGATGCAGCGGCGCTGGCCGAAGCTGACCGCTTGATCGCTCACCTGGATAAAAAATTCGGCGCGGCCAATGGCGGCTGGCTGGAAGGTGACTACGCTTACGCCTGCCGTCGACAGAACCCGCACATGCATTTGTTCGAGGCATTCCTGGCGCTCTACGACGCTACCGGCAATGCCAAATACCTTGCGCGTACTGCCGAACTGTTTGCGCTTTTTCAAACCCGCTTCTTCGACGAAAGCAACGGCCTGTTGTTTGAATTTTTCAATGATGACTGGACTCGCCTTGCCGACGCGCGCGGCAGTTGGGTTGAGCCAGGCCACATGATGGAATGGGTATGGTTGCTGGATTGGTACAGCCGTCGCAGCGGTCGTCCGGTGCAGGCGTATCTGGATGCCTTGTATGCGCGGGGTCTTGCTATTGGCCAGGCGCCATCAGGGTTGTTGTATGACGTGGTGGCAGAAAATGGCGATGTGGTTGACACCGGCAAGCGTTGCTGGGGTATTACCGAGCTGATCAAAGCCAGCCTGGTGCAGATCCGCTCCGGCCATCCGCAGGCTGAGGCAATCGCCATCAAGGCGGTGGATGACCTGTTCACTTACTACCTGAGCGCATCTACCGCAGGTTCCTACGTGGATCGTCGTGGTGCTGACGATGAAGTGATTGTGGATGTAGCACCTGCCAGTACGCTCTATCATTTGATCGTGGTGGCGGTCGAGCTGCTGGATCATTGCGAAGGACGTGTGCAAGCACGCTAGTGTGTGGTGAAGTCAGGGATGAATCTGACAAGTTGATCCCCAAGGGGTGGCGTGGCATTATCTGGCGCCACTCCTGCTTCGGTGCACGAGTATAACGATAAACATCTGGCCTATCGGCGGCCACTCACCGAGTGTTCTTTATATGCAAAAATCTACTCACAAACTTTCCCTG includes:
- a CDS encoding AGE family epimerase/isomerase translates to MSQSLQAAAQRLERWIKEDAIPLWLERGIDTETGVNIERLDVTGAVDREADIRVRVQARQAFFFAQAYDRGWCPQGKDVAQKMLQFVQQHAAHPTAGGGYTHLMNPHYEVIDSKQDLYDHAFFLLANAWSYRAFGDAAALAEADRLIAHLDKKFGAANGGWLEGDYAYACRRQNPHMHLFEAFLALYDATGNAKYLARTAELFALFQTRFFDESNGLLFEFFNDDWTRLADARGSWVEPGHMMEWVWLLDWYSRRSGRPVQAYLDALYARGLAIGQAPSGLLYDVVAENGDVVDTGKRCWGITELIKASLVQIRSGHPQAEAIAIKAVDDLFTYYLSASTAGSYVDRRGADDEVIVDVAPASTLYHLIVVAVELLDHCEGRVQAR
- a CDS encoding MgtC/SapB family protein translates to MILNDVLRIYPFEWHSVGVALLCGFIIGFERQLRGKPVGIRTASLITLGTYFFIATSMHLQNDVTDPSRIIGQVITGIGFLGAGVMLSRDGVVLGVTSAATIWVLAAIGVCIATGFPATAVKISLVIVFVLFGVDLLEDYSQALTRGVHRKYQGWKGRGGSNGSDA
- a CDS encoding acyltransferase, whose translation is MRRNNTPYRVKRWRDAMTRWYVKRFVATQFDSLGSTPEVAHPRHLVIFGRHIHLGKYAHIICAPDNAVRLTTWPDKQHSGEIRIGDFCLISPGVRISSNRAIHIGDNVMLAANVSISDSDWHGIYNRIRPFRCSKPVVLENNVWLGERVIVTKGVRIGENSVIGAGAVVTRDIPANVIAAGNPARVIKAINPNRRMLKREKLFEHAEHYFHQQQELDRYLLGNNGWLNWLRSLIKPGRQD
- a CDS encoding class I SAM-dependent methyltransferase, translating into MLPLDIESVKGFLDKEEGERLYQHALEAALLGPVVEIGSYCGKSTVWLGAACQQRDQLLYAIDHHRGSEEHQPGEEWHDAALYDAELARMDSFPAFRKTLFRAGLEQTVVPVVASSAQAARHWQAPVGMVFIDGGHSAQAALTDYRCWAGHIAKGGLLAIHDVFPDPAEGGRPPFDIWQLAQVSGLFRPLPLFKTLGVLVRL
- a CDS encoding NUDIX domain-containing protein, with the translated sequence MTNEIKGWRTRSSNTVYDNPWIRLTHNEVITPAGTDGIYGVVHFKNTAIGVLPLDQDNYTWLVKQSRYSLGVSTWEIPEGGCPTGEEPLAAARRELEEETGWQARQWQELLTLHLSNSVTDEKAIVFIARDLYAGEQALEPTEDIEVKRLPFSEALAMVLSGEITDAISVAAILRAALDPDINPAGRV
- a CDS encoding DUF3301 domain-containing protein, translating into MPDLTSLFWLFLLFFVGFYIRRALMARESAFIAARRHCETMGVQLLDQSVYLRRIWFKRNDAGRLCLWRAFYFDFTVRGDDRYLGRVILLGKQVTAVQLDPHKFH
- a CDS encoding cold-shock protein, which produces MSDLVSGVVKWFNDDKGYGFIEREGGADVFVHFRAINGSGRKTLKEGQKVTFEVTQGQKGPQAENVTAL